Sequence from the Helianthus annuus cultivar XRQ/B chromosome 13, HanXRQr2.0-SUNRISE, whole genome shotgun sequence genome:
aaattggtttcagacattccatgacaacaggaatggggtgtctagtcctatagcgctatatcatactaccaatcggtctggtgaacaaaataagtactattccaacaattacttttgtaatttttgagaaatcagtgtttaaaccatagatagtcatttagtttgtcaaaagataaatactatcatgtataatcaattatactttgaaatcatgaaaataacagataggtacacatgcttcaccccaaaacagttcagaaaacagtaaaagaggggaactatgtactcacctgagattgctttggattccttgtataataaccggataatgctaaagatcacggaatatcaacagcacctaataggtagcttatgttaatataccggaccaaatcggaaggatcggacagtacgcgggttcgtaaaccaaacgggTATGGAGACTCGtataatatggcttagcaaagcctacatactaaaatgaaactaatctaagtgcttacgccccatcacgacccgtttaggtagcttatgctaccctaacgcatcgttcgcgtagaacgcgttcggaacgcctaacattgcgaccacacggtataacctcggaaggttatagctatggtcaccaaatgtgtttggtcgggtcctaatgaccgaccaaatgggtcgggttcgaaagtataagcgatggtttaaatcgcttaccttacgaccctatataagcactaagctaaaagtgacgagctaagcatgttagaacatgcttaactatgtttagaaacaggtttggcatcaaaacaaacggctttgatgcccacgagtagtttggttacaaaatacgcaagaatgcgcattttggccgaaactacgactcgtcactgagcctagttaacgtggtgatcagtaggtatagtcactacggactataaccatcgtgatcacgctcacgttatgaagttccatgaacttcgcatcgaccataagctggtcaatgcagaaagtcaacaaaacgttgactttcggactcgaaaagcgaataaaagagcgaaagaagacttacggagggtccccgagtgctaatcaagaccaaatagctcaggtatgaaacaatggtttcaacttagagctttaagatctgattttgtgatttttacacaaaaggggggggggtatttataggaaaagtggaaccgttaggatcattttatcgaatatcgtgccgcgatctcgtgcgtacacgtgtcccATGCTAGATTCAGTGAATTTGCCCCTTGGCctttcatttgggtgaaaaggcctTCGACCCTTTCGCGATCCGAAgagccaactgcattaaatgcatacattgaatctgtctgatagtcccacgcgccccgcgtaaggatttggacaatccttacgcgccccgcctaaggtccACAGATCAGAAATTTcatttttggtccctgcacttaagaaacacgtaatttggcccatttttggcacgtttaagccccgttaacctcatttcaaggctctaggatgaagttaaagtgtaggggacttgaaatatgctcaaaaatattccggatgtcggttcgtttggtcgtacgatcgcgatgttcgcttagttacgacggaatgcgcataagcgcgaaagacgatccaaatgacgcgacgaatggatttttctcatgccaaacactaaggcataatattaggatgcttacataaatttttggatgtccggatgtattcagaacgtaagttatgcgcgaaagtgcaaacttgtgcactttttgacacttttagtccctgaatgttccaaaagtttgttttagcataccaaacccctcaaagcctatttctaagctatgtaaaggatatatatggtatgtttaacttatggacatgttccggaatgttcgttacagttcaaattggcatactttcgcagtttgtcaagtttagtccctgtaagcgaattaacttgtttttgccataccaatgccttcaaaacttatttctaagttatgtaaaggttatttaaggtatgttaagtgtatgatggtctcccggagtatttgtcgcattaaactgagtacgtttatgcaccagtttgcgtataattctccagaaagcgttgtagagtatgaaattgaacaagaattgatatgtgcaaagcatacacatatttatacaaatcccaagtatgaaatacaatatttccttggtttggcatttgtttgatggttgaagtgacacaggtgtcacaatataTGTGAACTTCGCATACATATACTGTTGTTGATTGAGTTATGAATTTTACAAACTTTTTAAATGTATGAACAGTAATTATCTAACCCTCAATCCTTGTGTTAACCCATTGTCATTGCATAGATATTTATAAGTCAACGTACAGTTTGTTCTATTAATGCATTCCTCATCAAATTATCAAAACCATAACCCTATTCCATATATAACTATCTATACGCACATAATAGAATATTTGAGGCATCATATTTGGTTGACCAGAATTCTAGTTTTCATACTTATTTGTTCAAAATAATCATCAACAATTCACAACTCTATTAATAATCACATACATTATTTTATTACTTCTCATCATAACCAATATTTTGCATAGATCTAGCGACTCAACATGACATTAAATACACATAGCCGGTCATAATAATCAGTACAACCATGCATATCATAATCTCCCTATTCGAACCTAGTATGCATGCAACCCTAATCTAACACTTCTTGATTTGGTTCAACAGAAGGTTTAACAAGATTGATTACTACAATCCTAACACCATATTCATCACATTCATGCGATCAAGATCACATACACACAAACACGATTatcaaaacaaatcaaacaagAGAAATTACTAACCCAGCAACTTGATCCGCTAGGATGATGTcatgagaggggggggggggtctgctATGCCCGTCGCGAATCAGGGAAGAGGAAGGATAGGGTTTGTTGTAGTTTTGAGATTAACCAAGATGTTATGTACATGGCTTTATAAAAGGGTAACAACTAAATTAAAGTGGGCCGCTAATTAGTTTACTTCGGCTACAATCTTGGGCCAAGTTATCTACAATCTTGGGCCAAGTTATCGAGACATACCAGGAAATCAAAGCACACAAATAATTAATTGGGCCTTGGGCCGATATGGTGAATGTTGTGAGTGTTTGCAAGGTATAGTTATAAAGCCCAAAATATACGCGGCCCAACGGTTTCCGATAAGTTATTTAACCTTGAAATCAAACGTTTAAGTTTAACGGAGTTAAGATCACAAGATTACACgccactaaccttgaaagttcgggttgtcacatatacCAAATTGCCATGTTGGATTTGAGAAATACTTTTTTTACTTATGCCATGTGTCTAAAACTAGTGTACTCGCCAATACGTTTGTATTGGACTAcgcttttaaaacatgttgcggGTTTAACGATGACGTTGATGATGCATGGAacttagtaggatgcctagaaacacatttttaattttttatacttAATGTAATGTGATTCTTTTGTTTCAAGTTGTTGTATTTGATTTCAATTGATATAATTGACTCtttagcaatgaaatgaaattcaTTATTTAAATAATTGtcgcaatgcacaaagcttttggctcacataGTGAAAAACCCTAATGCTCTCTCTCTAGCTTGGCGATTTCGTTGTTCTTCATGAATCCTCAGATCTTTATCGTAATTCtctgtataacagtctgtgattagggATTATCCTTGAAtctctataacgaactcgttagcagGTTTGACTGATTTTCGTCTAGGATTTTTTCTTTCTTGATTTCGTTCGCCGCCTTATCTTTGTGTTATTCTGAAGTTGTTTATAGTCATCTTGGTTGATCGATCTTGCTAAGATTTTGATTAATAGGGTTACTATAGATTACGGAAGGATACATAGGATAGGGTTTGTTAGAATTAGGGTTTCTCTTTTTTCTGCTTTTCGGGTTCTTGGTTTTCTTGGCTACGTGTCTTCTGTGTGCATGGTTATTATTCTTATTGTTCGATAGGGAGAGGTGTCTATTTCATCATGGATGATCGTCCTAAAATTGatgattctgttcttcgtgatcgAGGTAAGCCGTCGTTTCAGTATAAGGGTTTGACAAGTCGAGTGGTCAATATTGATGGTAATCCGGTCTTACCTAGAAGGGGTTCTGTGCAATTTCCGCATCAAGTGGATAAAAATTTTAATGTAATTGATGAACTTGTTAAGATCACTGTTCCGGTTTCTCAATCGGAATATGATGCTGCTTGGTCTAAATCTGATGGGGGTGATAATCTGGATGGTCAGCCGCCTAAGGGATCTAGTGCCAAACCTATGTCTTATGCAGATACGGTAGCTGCTAATTCTGTGAAGAAAGTTAATTTTCGGTCACTTGCCAGTTCCGAGAAGTATGATGGTTGTGATGTTGTCCTACAAAGGGAATCAGTTCGTTCTGTGCAAGATAAGATGGCTAATACTCTTTATGGGTATTTCTTAGGTGATCGGGTTGCATTCCCAGTGGTTGATTATTTTGTGCGCACAAATTGGAAAAAATATGGGTTACTTAAAACTATGATGAACGCGAatggttttttctttttcaagtttaacgATGAAGTGGGTATGTCGAACGTCCTTAAGGATGGGCCATGGATAATCAGATCGCAACCATTATTTCTTGATAACTGGACGCCAACTACTAAGCTTGAAAAGAAGGAGGTCAAGAAAGTTCAAGTATGGGTCAAAATCCACGAAGTTCCTTTAGCGGCTTATACAGAGGATGGATTGAGCTTGATTGCAACAACTATTGGGGATCCAAAAATGCTTGACTCGTTTACCACATCTATGTGCATGGAATCCTGGGGCCGTAGTAGCTATGCTAGAGCTCTGATTGAGATATCAGCAGATAATGACCTCCGGGAAGAAATTTCAATGGCAATACCAGAACCTGAAGGGGAGGGTTTTATTAAAGAGACCATGTTTGTGGAATATGAGTGGAATCCGCATCGGTGTGCTAAGTGTTGTGTCTTCGGTCATGCGACTGATGTTTATCCTAAACAGCCGAGGAGACCGGACAAAGCTATCCAGGAAAACCAAAATTGGAATGCTCAAAAGAATCGTCCAGCTAAGAAGGGGCCAATCGTGGACCAGGATGGGTACACAGGTGTTTACGGCAAGAAAGCGGCGAAGAAAGTGGGTATACCCGTGAATAAACAAAAATCAAAGTTCGAATATCGGCCGGTAGGTTCAAAGCCGAAGGGGGACACCAATAAAACATCGAGTGCTACGGATGTAAGGTCGAGTAATCCTTTTGATGTTCTTAACGAAGTGGAAGATGTTGCAGGAACTAGTAACACAAAGTCGGGGGTAAACAATGATGAGTCCGATGAAGATGAGGTTATTGAGAATGATTTTGATATGGACGGGTTTTTAAAGGAGGGTACTCTTAATATTAAAAGTAAAGGGGAAAGCACTCCTTCTCCGATAGTTAATGATGGTTAGTATCGCTTCTTGGAAtataagggggttgaaccgcccgcTTAAACAAAAAGAGGTTCGAAAGGCTGTCAAAGATTTTAATTTGAGTTTGTGTGCTATATTAGAATCTCATGTGGATGTTGGTAATTTGGGTAAGGTGTGCAAGTCAGTTTTTCGTTCGTGGGAGTGGACTTCTCACGGTGGTTGTTGTGACAAAGGCACGAGAATTATTATTGGATGGAACCCGGCTATTTTTGATGTGATGATTTTGTCTCGATCTCCTCAGGTTATGCATCTTCAGCTTGTGTTTAAATTGGATAAAAGAAtgattttttgttcttttatttatGCTGCTAATTATTATGTTTCCCGTAAAGAGTTGTGGCATAATCTCTCAGTGCATAAAGCCCTTGTTAATGATAAACCTTGGTGCATTATGGGTGATTTTATCTCGGCTCTCAACATTGAAGATAATTCTATGGGAACGTCATCGATTTCTATTGGTATGAGAGATTTTCAGGAATGTGTGGATAATATTGAGGTTGTAGATATCAACCGAATGGGGATCCATTTTACATGGACTCAAAAACCAAAAAACGGGGTAGGGTTACTAAAGAAACTTGATCGAGTGATGGGTAATACAGCTTTTATAGCTGATTTTCCTAATTCGGTTGCCATGTTTAAGCCGTATAGGTTATCGGATCACTGCCCGTGCATTCTTTCGTTCCCGGATGCTGGTATGTTGAAGCCTAGGTCCTTCAAGTTTGCTAATTTCCTGGTTTTCAAACCTGAGTTTTCGGATATTGTTAAAGATAAATGGGAGACGTATGTGAATGGTGTTCATCAATTTAGGGTGGTAAAAAAACTCCGGTTACTGAAACACCCGTTGCGCTCCTTGCTTTTCAAGCAAGGCAATCTGCATAAAAAAGTTGAAAATCTGCGCGTGGAGCTGGATTCTATTCAGCTTCTTATTGATCGGGATCCAGCTAATGCGGATTTACGAGTTTCTGAGACTTCGATCAGTCGTCAGCTCCAAGAGGCTTCGTTAGATGAGGAACAATTTCTGAAACAAAAGTCAAAAGTTGATTGGTTGAGTGCGGGGGATATGAACTCGGCATTTGTTCATTCATCGCTGAAAGTCAGAAATCATGTTAGTCGGATTGAGGTGATCAAAGATTCGGCAGGCAATCTTTTTGAAGGAGATAACGTTTATCAACCATTTGTTCAGCATTACGAAAAATTTTTTGGGTCTCAAGGCGATATTTCTCTTACTCCGGCTCCGGATTTATTCTCTAAAGTCCTTGCTCCTCAGGTTGCTACTCATATGATTCGACAAGTTACGGCGGAAGAGGTGAAAAAGGCCATGTTTTCTATTGGTATCGATAAAGCGCCTAGTCCTGATGGGTATACAACAGCGTTTTTTAAAAGTGCCTGGCCTATTGTTGGTAATGATATTACTTGTGCTATTGTTGATTTTTTTGAGACAGGAAACCTTCTTCGGGAATTGAATCACACGAATATTGTGCTAATTCCGAAAATTCCTACTCCTTCAGCTGTCATTGATTACCGTCCAATTGCGTGCTGTAATGTGTTATACAAGTGTATCAGTAAAATTGTGGCTGACAGAATAAAAAATGCTCTAAATGACATCGTAAGCATTAATCAATCAGCGTTTGTTCCAGGACGAAGAATATCGGATAATATTATGCTGACTCaagaattaatgcataattaccaTAGACATTCGGGCCCTCCAAGATGTGCCTTTAAAGTTGATATCCAGAAAGCTTATGACACGGTTGACTGGGGTTTTCTAAAAAATGCTTTGCTTGGATTTGGGTTTCATCGGAAGATGGTTGATTGGATTATGGTGTGTGTCTCGACTGCCTCTTTTTCTATATGTGTCAATGGGACAGTTCATGGCTTCTTTAAGGGCAAACGAGGGTTACGGCAAGGGGATCCAATTTCTCCTTACCTCTTTACTTTGGTTATGGAGGTTCTAACTTCCATTCTTCATCATGCTGTCCGTATCGATTCTTCTTTTAAATTTCATAATAAATGCGAAAAACAGCAGATTATCAATCTTTGTTTTGCCGATGATTTGTTCCTGTTTGCTAGAGGAGAAGTCAACTCGGCTCGGTGTATTATGACATCTCTCTCAAAGTTCACTAAGATGTCGGGGCTAGTGCCTAGTAATCAAAAAAGTACCATTTTCTTCTGCAATGTTAGTAACCATGTAAAAGAAGCTATTCTGGAGCTCATGCCTTTTGTGGAAGGAAAACTGCCGGTCAGATATTTAGGGGTCCCCTTAATCTCTTCTAGGCTTGGTTATAATGATTGTCGAGTGCTTGTGGAAAGATTAGAGAAGCGTATAACAC
This genomic interval carries:
- the LOC110900451 gene encoding uncharacterized protein LOC110900451, with protein sequence MDDRPKIDDSVLRDRGKPSFQYKGLTSRVVNIDGNPVLPRRGSVQFPHQVDKNFNVIDELVKITVPVSQSEYDAAWSKSDGGDNLDGQPPKGSSAKPMSYADTVAANSVKKVNFRSLASSEKYDGCDVVLQRESVRSVQDKMANTLYGYFLGDRVAFPVVDYFVRTNWKKYGLLKTMMNANGFFFFKFNDEVGMSNVLKDGPWIIRSQPLFLDNWTPTTKLEKKEVKKVQVWVKIHEVPLAAYTEDGLSLIATTIGDPKMLDSFTTSMCMESWGRSSYARALIEISADNDLREEISMAIPEPEGEGFIKETMFVEYEWNPHRCAKCCVFGHATDVYPKQPRRPDKAIQENQNWNAQKNRPAKKGPIVDQDGYTGVYGKKAAKKVGIPVNKQKSKFEYRPVGSKPKGDTNKTSSATDVRSSNPFDVLNEVEDVAGTSNTKSGVNNDESDEDEVIENDFDMDGFLKEGTLNIKSKGESTPSPIVNDESHVDVGNLGKVCKSVFRSWEWTSHGGCCDKGTRIIIGWNPAIFDVMILSRSPQVMHLQLVFKLDKRMIFCSFIYAANYYVSRKELWHNLSVHKALVNDKPWCIMGDFISALNIEDNSMGTSSISIGMRDFQECVDNIEVVDINRMGIHFTWTQKPKNGVGLLKKLDRVMGNTAFIADFPNSVAMFKPYRLSDHCPCILSFPDAGMLKPRSFKFANFLVFKPEFSDIVKDKWETYVNGVHQFRVVKKLRLLKHPLRSLLFKQGNLHKKVENLRVELDSIQLLIDRDPANADLRVSETSISRQLQEASLDEEQFLKQKSKVDWLSAGDMNSAFVHSSLKVRNHVSRIEVIKDSAGNLFEGDNVYQPFVQHYEKFFGSQGDISLTPAPDLFSKVLAPQVATHMIRQVTAEEVKKAMFSIGIDKAPSPDGYTTAFFKSAWPIVGNDITCAIVDFFETGNLLRELNHTNIVLIPKIPTPSAVIDYRPIACCNVLYKCISKIVADRIKNALNDIVSINQSAFVPGRRISDNIMLTQELMHNYHRHSGPPRCAFKVDIQKAYDTVDWGFLKNALLGFGFHRKMVDWIMVCVSTASFSICVNGTVHGFFKGKRGLRQGDPISPYLFTLVMEVLTSILHHAVRIDSSFKFHNKCEKQQIINLCFADDLFLFARGEVNSARCIMTSLSKFTKMSGLVPSNQKSTIFFCNVSNHVKEAILELMPFVEGKLPVRYLGVPLISSRLGYNDCRVLVERLEKRITHWRNKIINELEACMRNFLWSQESSFSKGKAKVSWKAVCTPKYEGGLGIRRIGDMNKALMSNHIWSIVSKRDSLWVEWVYSYRLKGKSFWVCKTPSNCCWSWRKLVQLRPLIRNHIWSEVGNGVKTSAWFDYWCDIGPLDNFISPRNISDADFMLDDTVANIYSHGSWSWPMAWRDLFPVLIQLDQLHLNPTKPDRLLWRDGTDKSEFSSSGLWHSIRHKDPEVNWCNIVWFSQCIPRHAFMMWLVMKGKLLTQDKILNWELSRRKNMNMMCCLLCYKNFDSHAHLFFECEYSSQVWLIIRNKVGMSTVRPIWADIVDWLLARARSKAAGFFVAKILVAAALYFDWQERNARLFKYQLRPPEKIGEIILSTVRYKLMGAKLKSTTRVRRLLEDWEIHKGNVDDDGG